Proteins encoded in a region of the Scrofimicrobium sp. R131 genome:
- a CDS encoding AAA family ATPase, whose amino-acid sequence MVKGKWDPPAGWQHTTGQVDPATLNPGDALGYVTGGVCDVVDIDPRNGGDVTTLLDKLPPVRRVVATPSGGLHLYIDALGLPKGQLAPGIDYQAKGAFVLMPPTEGYTELETVDVGAPAGDTWLRSCLERPEKERTESAGGLVTPQHRAKAEAILSKATRDIADRGEGSRNATVYAALVPLVSFVKAGAIAEDAVRAGLWDAVAAVPASEPYTRAEFEASWESAWAVAEARLPAVDAPADHFTVWTEPDPDPADALSREIERLRREDERKALTEEARRWLDNGGKPPAAPYAPLDLVRLMNPERPAREWVVEGLMFKGTATALVAPAGTGKSLIALRIALAVARGEADFAGMPIPKRRRVFYIDKENPEDEQHDRLKSFGLTQPDAEALAGWLYLVPFPNAAPLDTRHGGDQLMAALDAYDVGDGDVVFIDSFQRVTEGESNDDTSIRHYTQFTGDRLKAKGVAVVRLDNTGKDIRKGPRGSKGKSDDVDFEYQLSKVYESHGRTVVGTKVLKDRTGAVESVPDIAVTRQDGLTTFSQEEEQDRVQQCVAWLDTNDVPPEQGINKTWNWVRDNQPEPGYFKKEHHVEKAVKFRQQRGGDFDVE is encoded by the coding sequence ATGGTCAAAGGCAAGTGGGACCCTCCCGCTGGCTGGCAACACACCACAGGCCAGGTGGACCCCGCAACGCTCAATCCCGGCGACGCGCTGGGCTACGTTACCGGCGGTGTGTGCGACGTGGTGGACATTGACCCGCGTAACGGCGGGGACGTTACCACCTTGCTCGATAAGTTGCCGCCGGTGCGCCGCGTGGTCGCTACGCCTAGCGGTGGACTGCACCTCTACATTGACGCGCTAGGGCTACCCAAGGGCCAACTAGCGCCCGGCATTGACTATCAGGCCAAAGGCGCATTCGTGCTAATGCCGCCCACCGAGGGCTACACCGAACTGGAAACCGTGGACGTGGGAGCGCCAGCGGGCGATACATGGCTTAGATCGTGCCTCGAACGTCCCGAGAAGGAACGAACAGAGTCCGCCGGTGGCCTAGTGACCCCACAACACCGCGCCAAGGCCGAGGCCATACTGAGCAAGGCCACCCGCGACATAGCCGACCGTGGCGAGGGCAGCCGTAACGCTACGGTGTACGCCGCGCTGGTGCCGCTGGTGTCGTTCGTCAAGGCTGGAGCCATAGCCGAGGACGCCGTTAGGGCTGGGCTGTGGGACGCGGTAGCGGCTGTGCCCGCTAGCGAGCCGTACACCCGCGCCGAGTTTGAGGCTAGCTGGGAGTCGGCCTGGGCTGTAGCGGAAGCGCGACTGCCTGCCGTGGATGCGCCCGCCGACCACTTCACCGTCTGGACTGAGCCGGACCCAGACCCCGCCGACGCCTTGTCTCGGGAGATCGAGAGGCTACGGCGCGAGGACGAACGCAAGGCGCTCACGGAGGAAGCCCGGCGCTGGCTGGACAACGGCGGTAAGCCGCCCGCCGCGCCTTACGCGCCGCTAGACCTGGTGCGCCTTATGAACCCCGAACGCCCGGCGCGTGAGTGGGTAGTCGAAGGGCTGATGTTCAAGGGGACAGCCACCGCGCTAGTAGCCCCAGCCGGAACGGGCAAGTCCCTAATCGCCCTACGCATAGCGCTAGCGGTAGCGCGGGGTGAGGCCGACTTTGCGGGCATGCCCATACCTAAGCGCCGCCGCGTGTTCTACATAGATAAAGAGAACCCCGAGGACGAACAGCACGACCGGCTAAAGTCCTTCGGGCTAACTCAGCCCGACGCCGAGGCGCTAGCGGGGTGGCTGTACCTGGTGCCGTTCCCTAACGCCGCGCCACTAGACACCCGCCACGGGGGCGACCAACTCATGGCCGCGCTAGATGCCTACGACGTAGGCGACGGTGACGTGGTGTTTATCGACTCCTTCCAGCGTGTGACGGAAGGCGAATCTAACGACGACACCAGCATCCGCCACTACACACAGTTCACGGGCGACCGGCTGAAGGCCAAAGGCGTAGCCGTAGTCCGCCTAGACAACACCGGCAAGGACATAAGGAAAGGCCCTCGCGGGTCTAAGGGCAAGAGCGACGACGTGGACTTTGAGTACCAGTTGAGCAAGGTCTATGAGTCGCACGGGCGAACCGTAGTAGGGACCAAGGTGCTCAAGGACCGTACCGGCGCGGTTGAGTCCGTGCCGGATATCGCGGTGACCCGCCAGGACGGGCTAACCACCTTCTCGCAGGAGGAGGAGCAGGACCGCGTCCAGCAGTGCGTCGCCTGGCTAGACACCAACGACGTGCCACCCGAGCAAGGCATAAACAAGACCTGGAACTGGGTGCGCGACAACCAGCCGGAGCCGGGCTACTTCAAGAAGGAGCACCACGTAGAAAAAGCGGTGAAGTTCCGCCAGCAGCGCGGGGGTGATTTCGATGTCGAATAG
- a CDS encoding recombinase family protein has product MKVLGYVRVSTNKQEIGPEVQAAALQDEAARNGWDLEIRREDAASAKSLQGRPVLAQALDDLRAGRAEVLAVAKLDRLSRSVADFARLLEDAERQGWHVVCLDLAVDTTSVTGRAMAHVTVTFAEMERRRIGERTREGMARIKAETGKHMGRPSRVPPAVVAQIKDMRRAGLTLQAVADALNTQGVPTPSGGRWWPSTVGDIAKRKDPELCQQQ; this is encoded by the coding sequence ATGAAGGTTCTGGGATACGTCAGGGTATCGACTAACAAGCAGGAGATAGGCCCAGAGGTGCAGGCCGCCGCGCTACAGGACGAGGCCGCCCGCAACGGCTGGGACCTAGAGATACGGCGGGAGGACGCCGCTAGCGCTAAGTCGCTGCAAGGCCGCCCGGTGCTTGCTCAGGCACTAGACGATCTCCGCGCGGGCCGGGCTGAGGTGCTGGCCGTAGCCAAGCTGGACCGGCTTAGCCGTAGCGTGGCGGACTTCGCCCGGCTACTGGAGGACGCCGAGCGGCAAGGCTGGCACGTGGTCTGCCTAGACCTAGCCGTAGACACCACATCCGTCACGGGCCGCGCTATGGCGCACGTGACGGTGACCTTCGCGGAGATGGAGCGCCGCCGTATAGGTGAGCGCACGCGGGAGGGTATGGCCCGTATCAAAGCCGAGACTGGCAAGCATATGGGCCGCCCGTCCCGCGTGCCGCCCGCTGTTGTTGCTCAGATCAAGGATATGCGCCGCGCTGGCCTCACGTTGCAGGCCGTAGCCGACGCGCTCAACACCCAAGGAGTCCCTACGCCGAGCGGTGGCCGCTGGTGGCCTTCAACCGTGGGCGACATTGCTAAACGAAAGGACCCCGAACTATGCCAGCAGCAGTAA
- a CDS encoding alpha/beta hydrolase, with protein MDAAVSVREPGEWSHHNVSASGVAFHVATAGTGPHTVLLLHDFPLFWWSWRHQLPALAAAGYRAVALDLRGYGGSDFQPGEVDLTRLAMDVTGVLNALGAPSYTLVGAGMGGAVAWMMAHQHPQGLTSLVAVSSPHPRSLSPRGIHRATFTGKRGRYWRLPRRGPKQLQDGTLVSQLLSDWSHPDHREQMAQLAPSYSAPMKRHFAAESAWETLCATRKVHLDERRVLARPITVPVWTVRGQADPLVQARSVADDPRYVAARIRRHEVEGAGRYLTEEAPGELTQILLSHLDEVAPR; from the coding sequence TTGGACGCGGCGGTATCGGTACGTGAGCCGGGAGAGTGGTCCCACCACAATGTGAGCGCGTCGGGGGTCGCCTTCCACGTTGCCACCGCGGGGACCGGGCCGCACACAGTGCTGCTCCTGCACGACTTTCCGCTGTTCTGGTGGTCTTGGCGCCATCAGCTTCCCGCCTTGGCCGCGGCCGGGTACCGGGCGGTGGCGCTGGACCTGCGCGGCTATGGTGGATCGGATTTCCAACCCGGCGAAGTCGACCTGACCCGACTGGCGATGGACGTGACCGGGGTGCTGAACGCGCTGGGCGCCCCCTCCTACACGCTGGTGGGTGCCGGCATGGGCGGAGCGGTGGCCTGGATGATGGCCCACCAGCACCCGCAGGGCCTGACCTCACTGGTGGCGGTTTCCTCACCGCACCCGCGCAGCCTCTCTCCCCGCGGGATTCACCGCGCCACCTTCACCGGCAAACGCGGTCGCTACTGGCGCCTGCCCCGGCGTGGACCCAAGCAACTGCAGGACGGCACCCTGGTCAGTCAGCTTCTCTCCGACTGGTCCCACCCGGACCATCGCGAGCAGATGGCTCAGCTAGCCCCCAGCTACAGCGCGCCCATGAAGCGGCATTTCGCCGCCGAGTCGGCCTGGGAGACCCTGTGCGCCACCCGGAAGGTGCACCTGGATGAGCGCCGGGTCCTGGCCCGCCCGATCACGGTGCCGGTTTGGACCGTTCGGGGCCAGGCCGATCCGCTGGTGCAGGCCCGCTCGGTCGCGGACGATCCACGGTATGTTGCCGCCCGGATCCGCCGCCACGAAGTGGAAGGGGCCGGCCGCTACCTGACCGAGGAGGCGCCCGGCGAGCTGACCCAGATTCTGCTGTCGCACCTGGACGAGGTGGCCCCGCGCTAG
- a CDS encoding Crp/Fnr family transcriptional regulator has product MSIDDQFISRVPLFAGLNEEQYQALAARTGTVSLRRGEVLFEEGERGDRLFIVTEGKVKLGHTSEDGRESLLAILGPGEMIGELTLFDPGPRSTTATAVSPVSMLVLEHRDLMEILDVNPELAKHMLRALAQRLRRTNESLSDLVFSDVPGRVAKALLDLSDRFGTVTDNGVHVPHDLTQEELAQLVGASRETVNKSLADFVSRGWIRLEGRAVTLLDVDRLSRRAR; this is encoded by the coding sequence ATGAGCATTGACGACCAGTTCATTAGCCGTGTTCCGCTGTTCGCCGGGCTGAACGAAGAGCAGTACCAGGCGCTAGCGGCGCGAACCGGCACGGTCTCCCTGCGCCGGGGGGAAGTGCTGTTCGAAGAGGGCGAGCGGGGCGACCGTCTTTTTATCGTCACTGAAGGCAAGGTCAAACTGGGCCACACCTCCGAAGATGGACGCGAGTCGCTGCTGGCCATTTTGGGCCCGGGCGAGATGATTGGCGAGCTGACCCTGTTCGATCCGGGACCGCGCTCCACCACCGCCACCGCCGTTTCTCCCGTCTCGATGCTGGTGCTGGAGCACCGCGACCTGATGGAGATCCTGGACGTCAACCCGGAACTGGCCAAGCACATGCTCCGCGCCCTGGCCCAGCGTCTGCGCCGCACGAACGAGTCGCTGTCGGACCTGGTCTTCTCCGACGTGCCCGGCCGCGTGGCCAAGGCGCTGTTGGACCTCTCCGACCGCTTCGGCACCGTCACCGACAACGGCGTGCACGTGCCGCACGACCTGACCCAGGAGGAACTGGCTCAGCTGGTCGGGGCCTCGCGCGAAACGGTCAACAAGTCGCTGGCTGACTTCGTCTCCCGCGGATGGATCCGCCTGGAGGGCCGCGCCGTCACCCTGCTGGACGTCGATCGCCTGTCGCGCCGCGCCCGGTAG
- the nth gene encoding endonuclease III, with translation MTSSPAPRPAPAPEVVHRLEATYPDAMCALHFSNAYELLVATVLSAQTTDVRVNQISPALFARYPNAAALAGADRAELEAILRPLGMFRRRADQLLGLAATLLADFGGEVPGERSALVSLPGVGRKTANVVLGNWFGAEEITVDTHVGRVSRRLGWTAQQNPLKVEADLRALLPDAPWTKLCHQLILLGREVCHSRGPDCENCPLVDICPQLI, from the coding sequence ATGACCAGCTCACCGGCGCCTCGGCCCGCTCCCGCTCCTGAAGTTGTCCACCGCCTCGAGGCCACCTACCCGGATGCGATGTGTGCGCTGCATTTTTCCAACGCTTACGAGCTGCTGGTGGCGACCGTGCTGTCGGCACAAACCACCGATGTCAGGGTCAACCAGATCAGTCCCGCGCTCTTTGCTCGCTACCCGAATGCGGCGGCGCTGGCGGGGGCGGACCGGGCCGAGTTGGAGGCGATTTTGCGCCCGCTCGGGATGTTTCGCCGCCGGGCCGACCAGCTTCTCGGATTGGCCGCCACGCTGCTGGCCGACTTTGGGGGCGAGGTGCCCGGCGAGCGCTCCGCCCTGGTGAGTCTGCCCGGGGTGGGTCGAAAAACAGCCAACGTGGTGCTCGGCAACTGGTTTGGGGCCGAGGAGATTACGGTGGACACGCATGTGGGGCGGGTGAGTCGGCGGCTGGGGTGGACGGCCCAGCAGAACCCCCTCAAAGTGGAGGCAGACCTGCGTGCGCTCCTGCCCGACGCGCCCTGGACCAAACTTTGCCACCAGCTGATCCTGCTAGGACGGGAAGTGTGCCATTCGCGCGGGCCCGACTGCGAGAACTGTCCGCTGGTGGACATTTGCCCTCAGCTGATCTGA
- a CDS encoding recombinase family protein, whose product MSQDTPQVAIYARQSVDEDQGIRQQLADCRAEAARRGWQVVAEYVDNDTSGSKSRAATTAWAAMLKALDAGEADTVLANDVDRLTRQLTDVLEITKPKRDVRVVTVRGGIDTALDDYMLKQLVLLAEREVRLKETRRKRYAQERHAQGHPKPGSTPHGYRWVIAQERDANGTRFVVDPDEAKDIRYVFEAFLAGVPLYQIAKTLNEQNRPTRYGGSWHTGSLRRTLMNPYYAALLPPLSNGKGERKAHEIDLADCRAGAWEPIVTEEQLRAARATLLQRKPKHQGTARKWLLGGLATCSKCGAPARSARATNHPTPRRDGTPSPEQEWYHAYRCPKGHFHRAGDYIDAYVEALAVARLTQPDARALFEPPGEGPALAVLVGLRTELDQREEQLAAALADGLSWEAAKPALDRIKAERETTERRIAEAMRKSPLPPSALEDDIREWWAGAGLEQRRLVVDTLMTVEIQPLGMGRRVRSLADVLETVTITWKG is encoded by the coding sequence ATGAGCCAAGACACACCGCAGGTAGCCATATACGCCCGTCAGTCGGTCGATGAGGACCAGGGCATTCGCCAGCAGTTAGCCGATTGCCGCGCCGAGGCCGCCCGCCGTGGCTGGCAGGTGGTAGCCGAGTACGTGGACAACGATACTTCGGGGAGCAAGAGCCGCGCCGCTACTACCGCCTGGGCCGCCATGCTCAAGGCGCTGGACGCGGGTGAGGCCGACACCGTGCTAGCCAACGACGTGGACCGCCTAACGCGTCAGCTAACCGACGTTCTGGAGATCACGAAGCCTAAGCGTGACGTGCGAGTGGTGACGGTGCGCGGGGGCATTGACACCGCGCTAGACGACTACATGCTCAAGCAGTTGGTGTTGCTGGCCGAGCGGGAGGTTCGGCTCAAGGAGACCCGCCGCAAGCGCTACGCCCAGGAGCGCCACGCCCAAGGCCACCCTAAGCCCGGCTCTACTCCCCACGGCTACCGCTGGGTGATTGCTCAGGAGCGGGACGCTAACGGTACGCGGTTCGTGGTGGACCCGGACGAGGCTAAGGACATCCGCTATGTGTTCGAAGCGTTCTTAGCCGGGGTGCCCTTGTATCAGATTGCTAAGACTCTGAATGAACAGAACCGCCCGACGCGCTACGGCGGTAGTTGGCACACCGGCTCACTGCGCCGCACGCTGATGAACCCGTACTACGCCGCGCTGCTGCCGCCGTTGTCTAACGGCAAGGGAGAGCGCAAGGCGCACGAGATAGACCTAGCGGACTGCCGCGCGGGAGCGTGGGAGCCGATAGTCACCGAGGAACAACTACGCGCCGCGCGGGCTACGTTGCTACAGCGCAAGCCCAAGCACCAAGGCACCGCCCGTAAGTGGCTGCTAGGTGGGCTGGCTACTTGCTCTAAGTGCGGTGCACCCGCCCGATCAGCCCGCGCCACCAACCACCCAACCCCGCGCCGGGACGGCACACCTAGCCCTGAGCAAGAGTGGTATCACGCTTACCGTTGCCCCAAGGGTCACTTCCACCGCGCCGGGGACTACATAGACGCCTACGTGGAGGCGCTAGCCGTAGCGCGGCTAACTCAGCCGGACGCCCGCGCCTTGTTTGAGCCGCCGGGCGAGGGACCAGCCCTAGCCGTGCTGGTGGGTCTGCGCACGGAGTTAGACCAGCGTGAGGAGCAGTTAGCCGCCGCGCTAGCGGACGGGCTGTCATGGGAGGCCGCTAAGCCCGCGTTAGACCGAATCAAGGCCGAGCGGGAGACCACCGAGCGCCGCATAGCCGAGGCCATGCGTAAGTCACCGTTACCGCCTAGCGCACTAGAGGACGACATCCGGGAGTGGTGGGCTGGGGCCGGGCTGGAGCAGCGCCGCCTAGTGGTGGACACGCTTATGACCGTGGAGATTCAGCCGCTGGGGATGGGCCGCCGCGTGCGTTCACTGGCCGACGTGCTGGAGACCGTGACGATTACCTGGAAGGGCTAA
- a CDS encoding TadA family conjugal transfer-associated ATPase, translating into MGGSKQVPAERGLRWMRREVAVGTTPVSAVVQRAETASGAADRALSWRSLRAGQLGMSGELFDLLSEPDVTDVLINGTEAWVDRGSGCQRVELERLSEFDTRRLAVQMAAAAGQRLDDASPLVDAFLGDNIRLHAVLPPLSREGPLISLRVLRRGGYSLTQLVELDTCTPELGRVLAGLVKNRVSVLISGATGAGKTTLLSALLQEVDEAERIICIEEVSELFPTHPHVVHLQERQANVEGVGQVTLVELVRAALRMRPDRLVLGECRGPEVREVLSALNTGHSGGFTTLHANSLAAVPSRMVALGQLAGLSKSVLTTQVATAFQAVVHLGRGSDGQRRVLEVGLLREENGLVTAPAWQWSAGEYRAGPAEAQLSALIGEDSLGD; encoded by the coding sequence GTGGGCGGATCAAAACAGGTTCCTGCCGAACGGGGATTGCGCTGGATGCGCCGGGAGGTGGCGGTCGGAACCACCCCGGTGTCGGCGGTGGTGCAGCGGGCCGAGACTGCGTCCGGAGCGGCGGATCGGGCTCTCAGTTGGCGGTCTTTGCGGGCCGGTCAGCTGGGGATGAGCGGCGAGCTCTTTGACCTGCTCAGTGAGCCTGACGTCACCGACGTGCTGATAAACGGGACCGAGGCCTGGGTGGATAGGGGGAGCGGGTGCCAGCGGGTGGAACTGGAACGACTCAGCGAGTTCGACACCCGGCGGCTGGCCGTGCAGATGGCGGCGGCGGCCGGGCAGCGACTGGATGACGCTTCCCCGCTGGTGGATGCTTTTCTGGGGGACAACATCCGCCTGCACGCGGTTCTTCCTCCGCTCAGTCGGGAGGGGCCGCTGATCTCATTGCGGGTACTGCGCCGGGGTGGTTACTCCCTGACTCAGCTGGTGGAACTGGACACCTGCACCCCGGAGTTGGGCCGGGTCCTGGCGGGGCTGGTCAAAAACCGAGTCTCGGTGCTGATTAGCGGCGCCACCGGTGCCGGAAAGACCACGCTACTTTCGGCTCTGCTACAAGAAGTCGACGAGGCTGAGCGAATCATCTGCATTGAGGAGGTCTCCGAACTGTTCCCCACCCACCCGCACGTCGTCCACCTGCAGGAGCGTCAGGCAAACGTGGAAGGGGTCGGGCAGGTGACGCTGGTGGAGTTGGTTCGAGCGGCCCTGCGGATGAGACCGGATCGCCTGGTGCTCGGGGAGTGCCGCGGACCCGAAGTGCGCGAGGTGCTGTCCGCCCTCAACACGGGCCACTCGGGTGGGTTTACCACCCTGCACGCCAACAGTTTGGCGGCCGTCCCATCGCGGATGGTCGCCCTGGGCCAACTGGCCGGGCTGAGCAAATCGGTGCTAACCACGCAGGTAGCCACGGCATTCCAAGCGGTGGTGCATCTGGGTCGGGGGTCGGATGGGCAGCGTCGGGTGCTGGAGGTGGGCCTGCTGCGGGAGGAAAACGGCTTGGTGACCGCCCCCGCCTGGCAGTGGTCGGCAGGGGAGTACCGGGCGGGACCGGCCGAAGCTCAGCTGTCCGCGCTGATCGGCGAGGATTCTCTTGGCGATTGA
- a CDS encoding WhiB family transcriptional regulator yields MTQATSLIDRRWVDRAVCAGGEPDALFVQGAAQRQVRQRCLACPVRIECLADALQTEANFGVWGGLTERERRAILRHYHDVEDWYSWLLHSDDGLAEELRQNRIPRVFARMRDCA; encoded by the coding sequence GCGACTAGTCTTATCGACCGTAGGTGGGTTGACCGAGCGGTGTGTGCCGGCGGTGAGCCCGACGCTCTATTTGTCCAGGGTGCGGCGCAGCGGCAGGTTCGCCAACGCTGCTTAGCTTGTCCTGTGCGCATCGAGTGTCTGGCTGACGCACTGCAGACGGAAGCCAATTTCGGCGTGTGGGGCGGGCTGACCGAGCGGGAACGCCGGGCCATCCTGCGTCACTACCATGACGTGGAGGACTGGTACAGCTGGCTGCTCCACTCCGACGACGGCCTCGCCGAGGAGCTGCGGCAGAACCGGATCCCCCGGGTCTTTGCGCGGATGCGTGATTGCGCCTAG
- a CDS encoding DUF4177 domain-containing protein: MNKWEYATVPLLVHATKAILDQWGEDGWELVQVVPGPAGSENVVAYMKRPKAQ, from the coding sequence ATGAACAAATGGGAATACGCAACGGTGCCTCTGCTCGTCCACGCCACGAAGGCGATTCTTGACCAGTGGGGTGAGGACGGGTGGGAGCTAGTCCAGGTAGTTCCCGGTCCCGCCGGGTCGGAAAATGTGGTGGCCTACATGAAGCGCCCGAAAGCGCAGTAG